A genomic segment from Tindallia californiensis encodes:
- a CDS encoding ABC transporter ATP-binding protein has protein sequence MKDTIISIKNVTKRFPGITANDDISLDIQQGEIFALLGENGAGKSVLMSMLFGLYEPDEGDIWIKGQRVKEYSPRQAARMGVGMVHQHFKLVENYTIAQNIVLGMEPITKGLGFLPLVNISESEKTIEDFSKRYQLNVNPRDRIEHVNVATRQKVEILKMLYKEADILIFDEPTAILTPQEIQYLLGIIRELRENGKTIILVSHKLEEIKEVADRCGILNRGRLVDVKEVATTSTREMANLMVGREVMLDVNKPTPTFGKVILEVENLHVKNQDQITMVKDVSFTIRSGEIFAIAGVSGNGQTEIAEAITGLKKTASGTVRLNQVDITDLPVRQRNLEGIAYIPEDRQTYGLILDDPVADNLVLKQYFQEPFSSPGGRLNPEAFHHYAERLITTYDIRSNKGANSITRSLSGGNQQKMIIAREIEQDTPLIIFVQPTRGLDVGAIENTWQQILQEQQKGKAILLISLELDEIMALADTIGVIYNGELLTVEAASQLTAMEIGAYMMGVKEDE, from the coding sequence ATGAAAGACACGATCATCAGCATTAAAAACGTGACAAAAAGATTTCCCGGCATTACAGCCAACGACGATATTTCACTGGATATTCAACAGGGTGAAATATTTGCTCTTTTAGGAGAAAACGGTGCGGGAAAATCCGTATTAATGAGTATGCTTTTTGGCCTTTACGAACCAGATGAAGGTGATATATGGATTAAAGGCCAACGCGTAAAAGAATATTCGCCACGACAAGCTGCCCGTATGGGAGTAGGTATGGTTCATCAACATTTTAAGCTAGTGGAAAATTATACTATTGCCCAAAATATTGTGCTGGGTATGGAGCCTATTACCAAAGGTCTGGGCTTTTTACCCTTGGTGAATATTTCGGAAAGCGAAAAGACTATTGAGGACTTTTCGAAGCGTTATCAACTAAATGTAAATCCCCGGGATCGGATCGAACATGTTAATGTGGCCACCCGTCAAAAAGTAGAAATTCTTAAAATGCTTTACAAGGAAGCCGATATTCTTATTTTCGACGAACCCACCGCTATTCTAACGCCTCAGGAAATCCAATATCTATTGGGTATTATTCGTGAACTTCGGGAAAATGGTAAAACCATTATTCTTGTCAGTCATAAGTTGGAAGAAATAAAGGAAGTGGCTGACCGGTGTGGGATTTTGAATCGTGGTCGTTTAGTAGATGTTAAAGAAGTAGCGACTACCTCCACCCGAGAAATGGCTAATCTTATGGTAGGTCGAGAAGTAATGCTGGATGTAAATAAACCAACCCCTACTTTTGGGAAGGTAATACTGGAAGTAGAAAACTTACACGTAAAGAATCAAGATCAAATAACCATGGTGAAGGATGTTTCTTTTACCATTCGTTCAGGAGAGATATTTGCCATTGCTGGCGTTTCCGGAAATGGACAGACAGAAATTGCCGAAGCAATTACTGGTCTTAAAAAAACTGCCTCTGGTACGGTACGACTGAATCAGGTGGACATTACTGATCTTCCGGTACGTCAGCGTAATTTAGAAGGCATTGCTTATATTCCAGAAGACCGACAAACCTATGGATTAATTCTGGATGATCCCGTAGCGGATAACTTGGTGTTAAAGCAGTATTTCCAAGAGCCTTTCTCCAGTCCGGGTGGAAGATTAAACCCGGAAGCTTTTCATCACTATGCTGAACGACTCATTACGACTTATGATATCCGCAGTAACAAAGGGGCCAATAGCATCACCCGCAGCCTAAGTGGCGGTAATCAACAAAAAATGATCATTGCCCGGGAAATCGAGCAGGATACCCCGTTGATTATTTTTGTTCAGCCAACCCGAGGCTTAGATGTAGGTGCTATCGAAAATACTTGGCAGCAAATCTTACAGGAACAGCAAAAAGGAAAAGCCATCCTCCTGATTTCTCTGGAGCTAGATGAAATCATGGCACTGGCCGACACCATTGGAGTCATCTATAATGGAGAACTGTTAACGGTCGAAGCTGCCTCCCAATTAACGGCGATGGAAATTGGAGCCTATATGATGGGGGTGAAAGAAGATGAATAA
- a CDS encoding ABC transporter permease — MNKKNPLVTLLGNEKWQWLSIPIFAVLLSILAGSIVILLMGKNPLTAYLSILQGAGWIPKANYAGGTGMLTDFTSFLDALAPMIFAALAVTVGFRAGLFNIGIAGQMLLAGFFATLFVGYSDLPWYLAKPLVILIAITVGGLAAGFVGYLKHRFNISEVVSTIMLNYMIAYVTSYYIKTYFVNPVSRQSEYIQPAASLTLKNLRIAGIRVDLPIGIFLAILAALFVYYLLYKTRLGFEIKAVGANKQAAEYAGISIGRTIVIAMMISGALAGLAGATFYLGHYASMQPGVLAGLGYNAIATSLLGNNHPLGVLLASALITTLDKGATYMSSRVGVVQEISGVITSLILLFSATGTYIRYRISRKRQEQKEKQEQNHPEGGEEA, encoded by the coding sequence ATGAATAAAAAAAATCCGTTGGTAACCCTATTAGGTAATGAAAAATGGCAATGGTTGTCTATCCCCATTTTTGCCGTCCTTCTTTCCATCCTGGCAGGCAGTATCGTCATCCTCCTTATGGGTAAAAACCCTCTGACGGCTTACCTAAGTATTCTTCAAGGTGCTGGCTGGATTCCTAAAGCAAACTATGCCGGGGGTACGGGTATGCTTACTGATTTTACTAGTTTTTTAGATGCTCTGGCTCCCATGATTTTTGCCGCTCTCGCTGTTACCGTAGGCTTTCGGGCAGGTCTTTTCAATATTGGTATTGCAGGACAAATGCTATTAGCCGGCTTTTTCGCTACTCTTTTTGTTGGATACAGTGATCTTCCCTGGTATCTGGCAAAGCCACTGGTCATCCTTATTGCCATTACCGTCGGTGGTTTGGCCGCCGGTTTCGTAGGGTATTTAAAGCATCGTTTCAATATTAGCGAGGTTGTTTCTACCATTATGCTCAATTATATGATTGCTTATGTTACCAGTTATTATATTAAAACCTATTTTGTTAATCCCGTTTCCCGTCAATCAGAATATATTCAGCCAGCCGCATCACTTACGCTTAAAAATCTCCGAATTGCCGGCATTCGTGTTGATCTGCCTATTGGCATTTTTCTCGCCATCCTGGCCGCTTTGTTTGTCTATTATCTTCTTTATAAAACCCGGCTTGGCTTTGAAATCAAAGCGGTAGGTGCCAACAAGCAAGCCGCCGAATATGCAGGTATTTCCATCGGAAGAACCATCGTCATCGCTATGATGATCAGCGGTGCCTTAGCTGGTTTAGCGGGTGCTACCTTTTATCTGGGTCATTATGCTTCTATGCAACCAGGCGTTTTAGCAGGACTTGGTTATAACGCCATCGCCACTTCCCTTCTGGGAAATAACCATCCCTTAGGTGTATTGCTTGCCTCAGCGCTGATCACCACATTGGATAAAGGTGCTACCTACATGAGTTCAAGGGTAGGAGTGGTTCAGGAAATATCCGGAGTAATCACCAGCCTGATTCTTCTGTTCAGCGCTACTGGCACTTATATTCGTTATCGCATCAGCCGAAAACGGCAGGAGCAGAAAGAAAAACAGGAGCAGAACCATCCGGAAGGGGGCGAGGAAGCATGA
- the mtnA gene encoding S-methyl-5-thioribose-1-phosphate isomerase translates to MKEIIALEYQQGILHMIDQRKLPRQQETFLCKTWQEVDFAIQDMVVRGAPAIGAAAAYGALLAAKEYEKEPKPVFLSKMEESLSVLNESRPTAVNLMWAIKRMRSLLKQYAQESVSQLVERIEAEADAIVAADQAINITMGDYGNSIIPEKATILTHCNTGALATVGIGTALGVVRQAFRSGKDIFVYADETRPRLQGGRLTAWELMQEGIPASLIADSVAATLIRDGKIDVILVGADRIATNGDTANKIGTFMLSVLAKTYQVPFYIVAPTTTIDFDMSHGDEIVIEERSSEEVTHIDGHPTAPEGIQVYNPAFDVTPHQNITGIITEKGIIRAPFHENIPPLKGEE, encoded by the coding sequence ATGAAGGAAATTATTGCATTGGAATATCAACAAGGAATACTTCACATGATTGATCAACGCAAACTGCCCCGCCAGCAAGAAACCTTTCTTTGTAAAACCTGGCAGGAAGTAGATTTTGCTATCCAGGATATGGTTGTAAGAGGAGCACCAGCCATCGGAGCCGCTGCTGCTTACGGCGCTCTGTTAGCGGCTAAAGAATATGAAAAAGAGCCAAAGCCTGTCTTTTTGTCAAAAATGGAGGAAAGCCTGTCCGTTCTAAACGAGTCTCGTCCTACAGCCGTCAATTTAATGTGGGCCATCAAACGTATGCGAAGCTTGCTAAAACAATATGCACAGGAGAGCGTCTCCCAACTGGTAGAACGTATTGAAGCGGAAGCAGATGCCATCGTTGCGGCTGACCAGGCAATTAATATCACCATGGGAGACTACGGAAACAGTATTATTCCTGAAAAAGCAACCATTTTAACGCACTGTAATACCGGTGCATTAGCTACTGTTGGAATCGGTACCGCTTTAGGAGTCGTGCGTCAGGCTTTCCGAAGCGGTAAAGATATTTTTGTTTACGCTGACGAAACCCGCCCTCGACTTCAAGGTGGTCGGCTGACTGCCTGGGAATTAATGCAAGAAGGAATCCCAGCAAGCCTTATTGCCGACAGTGTTGCCGCTACCCTTATTCGGGACGGTAAGATCGATGTGATTTTAGTAGGTGCTGACCGTATTGCTACCAACGGAGACACCGCGAATAAAATAGGTACTTTTATGCTTTCTGTACTAGCCAAAACCTATCAGGTTCCCTTTTACATCGTAGCCCCTACCACGACCATCGATTTCGACATGAGCCATGGCGATGAAATTGTTATCGAAGAACGAAGCAGCGAAGAAGTGACTCATATCGATGGTCACCCCACCGCACCGGAAGGAATTCAGGTGTATAACCCGGCTTTTGATGTTACTCCTCATCAGAACATTACTGGGATTATTACCGAAAAAGGGATTATCAGAGCCCCTTTTCATGAAAACATTCCACCCTTGAAAGGAGAAGAATAG
- a CDS encoding L-fuculose-phosphate aldolase, whose amino-acid sequence MRLQKEREMIVEYGKKLVSTGLTKGTGGNLSLYCRKEGLMAISPSGIDYFETTPEDVVVMTLQGEIVEGDRTPSSEVELHRIFYQRRTDINAIIHAHTMYATTIACLGWDLPPVHYMIAVAGKNVRCSAYATFGTGELAEKAYEAMEDRKAVLLANHGLLAGAGDLANAFNITEEIEYCAEIYYRTKGIGEPVILDEDEMTRMLEKFKTYGQRK is encoded by the coding sequence ATGCGTCTTCAAAAAGAACGGGAAATGATTGTTGAGTACGGGAAAAAATTAGTATCAACCGGACTCACAAAAGGGACCGGCGGTAATCTTAGTTTATATTGCCGGAAAGAAGGGCTGATGGCTATTAGTCCCAGTGGGATAGATTATTTTGAAACAACTCCCGAAGATGTAGTGGTGATGACACTACAGGGAGAGATTGTAGAAGGGGATCGAACTCCTTCCAGCGAAGTGGAACTACATCGTATTTTTTATCAGCGGCGAACAGATATTAACGCCATTATTCATGCTCACACCATGTATGCCACCACCATAGCCTGCTTGGGATGGGACTTGCCGCCGGTACACTATATGATTGCTGTAGCCGGTAAAAACGTGCGTTGCTCTGCTTATGCTACTTTTGGAACCGGAGAACTGGCTGAAAAGGCATACGAAGCCATGGAAGATAGAAAAGCAGTTCTTTTAGCTAACCATGGCCTGCTAGCAGGAGCTGGAGATTTGGCGAATGCTTTTAATATTACGGAAGAAATAGAGTATTGTGCCGAAATATACTATCGGACGAAAGGAATTGGAGAGCCGGTAATATTAGATGAGGATGAAATGACAAGAATGCTGGAAAAATTCAAAACTTATGGACAGCGGAAATAA
- a CDS encoding BMP family lipoprotein, with translation MNVKRRKWMFVSFLLLTALLFTACGGDAEPAAGDEAAIEGDGDALRIAIVTSPSGVDDGSFNQDNYNGILAFMENHSNATVNAIQETTGDVAAAVQAVADVVADYDVIVTPGFQFADISSIAEDNPEKMFILVDANPTPQGEQELFDNIYAMTFAEEESGFFAGVAAALETETGKVAVVNGIAFPSNVNYQWGFESGVMYANQHFGTDAEVVELPSYAGTDVTNTNVGGNYVGNFADPATGKVVGDALVDEGVDIMFVAAGGSGMGVFTAAMEAEGVYVIGCDVDQFDDGAYSDGNVVLTSVLKNMSINVERQLNAIMEGTFQGSNELLRADTDSTGFVLENDRHQLSEETMEKLEEVYELVQAGTIVPAANFNGHSPDNFPGL, from the coding sequence ATGAATGTAAAAAGAAGGAAGTGGATGTTTGTATCATTTTTATTGCTGACCGCCTTACTGTTCACCGCCTGTGGCGGCGATGCCGAACCGGCAGCCGGCGACGAAGCAGCAATCGAAGGGGATGGAGATGCACTACGCATCGCTATTGTCACCAGCCCTTCCGGTGTAGACGATGGCAGTTTTAATCAGGACAATTACAACGGAATTCTTGCCTTTATGGAAAACCACAGCAATGCAACAGTAAATGCCATTCAGGAAACGACTGGCGATGTGGCCGCAGCCGTTCAGGCTGTAGCCGATGTAGTAGCTGATTATGATGTAATCGTAACACCTGGTTTTCAATTTGCCGATATCTCCAGCATTGCTGAAGACAATCCGGAAAAAATGTTTATTCTGGTAGATGCGAACCCAACACCACAAGGTGAGCAGGAACTTTTCGACAATATTTATGCAATGACTTTTGCCGAGGAAGAGAGCGGCTTCTTTGCAGGCGTCGCAGCGGCGCTGGAAACAGAAACAGGAAAAGTAGCCGTCGTTAACGGTATTGCCTTTCCCTCCAATGTAAACTATCAATGGGGTTTTGAATCTGGTGTTATGTATGCCAACCAACACTTTGGTACTGATGCAGAAGTGGTGGAACTACCTTCTTACGCCGGTACAGACGTAACTAATACCAACGTAGGCGGTAATTATGTAGGTAATTTTGCTGATCCAGCAACTGGCAAAGTAGTAGGCGATGCTCTTGTCGACGAAGGCGTGGATATTATGTTTGTAGCCGCCGGGGGCTCTGGTATGGGCGTCTTTACGGCCGCTATGGAAGCAGAAGGGGTTTATGTGATCGGTTGTGATGTGGATCAATTTGATGACGGTGCTTATAGCGATGGTAATGTGGTGCTGACTTCTGTGTTGAAAAACATGTCCATCAATGTAGAGCGTCAACTAAACGCCATCATGGAAGGAACTTTCCAGGGATCCAACGAATTGCTTCGTGCCGATACTGATTCAACTGGATTTGTATTAGAAAATGACCGTCACCAATTGTCAGAAGAAACCATGGAGAAGCTGGAAGAAGTTTACGAATTAGTACAAGCCGGAACCATTGTTCCAGCAGCTAATTTTAATGGACACAGTCCTGACAACTTCCCTGGTCTCTAA
- a CDS encoding M20 family metallopeptidase, with translation MIKATDYFQREELINLTKDLIRIPSHTGVETQEKEVAEYMLDFFKKHGIHAHFQHVEKERNNVIAFIKGRKSPEGKSLMLNGHIDTEKPDDMNEALFGAEMSPREIFSGNVRQGSIWGRGAVDMKGPVAAMMMTLVVLKRAEQELDGDIVFSGVVGEETRSKGMESLVACEKCLGDHDITLDGAVVGEPTNFQYVASHRGLVWLDIKFRGKGAHSGKPHQGVNAIEKAVEFLNKVKEELYPKLKERKHDFMGTSVMNIGTIKGGTGQSTVAEEALVRLDRRYVEGETLESVMQEYQDLADKMEKEDPKVKIEISQTPESVSVLPHPPLDTGLDESIVVAVRDALKKVLGYEPEIHTEYGWTDGALISKYMNIPTVVFGPGDIALAHTAEEKIDIDDLVKSVEVYTHIADEFCVF, from the coding sequence ATGATAAAAGCAACAGACTATTTCCAGAGAGAAGAATTGATCAACCTTACCAAAGATCTGATCCGTATTCCCAGCCATACGGGTGTTGAAACCCAGGAAAAAGAAGTGGCGGAATATATGCTGGATTTTTTCAAAAAACATGGCATTCATGCACATTTTCAACATGTAGAAAAAGAACGGAACAATGTCATCGCTTTTATTAAAGGCAGGAAATCTCCGGAAGGTAAAAGCCTGATGCTTAACGGTCATATCGACACAGAAAAACCGGACGATATGAACGAAGCGCTTTTTGGTGCCGAAATGAGTCCCAGAGAAATCTTTAGCGGCAATGTCAGGCAAGGTTCTATCTGGGGTCGGGGAGCTGTTGATATGAAAGGTCCTGTCGCCGCAATGATGATGACCTTAGTGGTTCTAAAACGGGCTGAACAGGAACTGGATGGGGATATTGTTTTCTCCGGTGTAGTGGGAGAGGAAACCCGCAGCAAGGGGATGGAAAGCCTAGTTGCCTGCGAGAAGTGCCTTGGTGATCATGACATTACTTTAGATGGAGCTGTGGTAGGTGAACCTACCAATTTCCAATATGTCGCCAGTCATCGTGGTCTGGTGTGGCTGGATATTAAGTTTCGGGGAAAGGGCGCTCACAGTGGAAAACCTCACCAAGGAGTCAACGCCATTGAAAAAGCCGTAGAGTTTCTAAACAAAGTGAAGGAGGAACTTTACCCGAAACTAAAAGAAAGAAAGCATGATTTTATGGGCACCTCTGTAATGAATATTGGCACGATTAAGGGGGGTACCGGCCAATCCACTGTCGCTGAAGAGGCTTTGGTACGTCTGGACCGCCGCTATGTTGAAGGCGAAACCTTGGAATCGGTTATGCAGGAATATCAAGACCTAGCTGATAAAATGGAAAAAGAAGATCCTAAGGTAAAGATTGAAATCAGCCAAACACCGGAAAGCGTATCGGTCCTGCCTCACCCGCCCTTAGATACCGGATTGGATGAATCAATCGTTGTTGCTGTCAGAGATGCACTGAAAAAGGTTCTTGGCTATGAGCCGGAAATACACACAGAATACGGATGGACCGATGGGGCTTTAATCTCCAAATATATGAATATCCCAACGGTTGTTTTTGGCCCCGGAGATATTGCACTGGCTCATACTGCAGAAGAAAAAATCGACATTGACGATCTGGTTAAAAGCGTAGAGGTCTATACTCATATTGCTGATGAGTTCTGTGTTTTTTAA
- the iadA gene encoding beta-aspartyl-peptidase, translating into MLLIRNAEVYQPAYMGRQDVLMAGDHILAIQKNLELGSLASGTEVIEAEGQILLPGFIDTHVHITGGGGEGGPHTRTPPIRLTDLTKAGVTTVVGCLGTDGFTRSMKDLLAKAAGLEEEGIRVYAWTGSYQMPVRSLFDHLEEDLLHLPRVIGVGEVALSDHRSSQPTVEEVKKLAASARVGGMLSGKPGLINFHLGDQPGGLSMLMKICQDTHIPLTQFLPTHQNRNEDLFQEALAYGKAGGYMDFTTSTVPAFIEEGEVPCHQALARALDAGIPIERISFSSDAQGSLPVFDKTGKCTGLEVGSAASLFQAVLEAVRLEGISLETALQTITSTPAKIMNWQDKGVLQVGGKADAVLFNVDEQRIETVIAKGRIMIQNQEVVVKGVFE; encoded by the coding sequence ATGTTGTTAATCCGTAACGCAGAGGTGTATCAACCGGCTTATATGGGACGGCAGGATGTATTGATGGCAGGGGATCATATTCTTGCGATCCAGAAAAACCTTGAGCTGGGAAGCTTGGCTTCCGGGACAGAAGTGATCGAGGCAGAGGGGCAGATCCTATTGCCCGGATTTATTGATACCCATGTCCATATAACCGGCGGTGGTGGTGAGGGGGGACCTCATACACGCACACCTCCCATCCGGTTGACAGACCTAACCAAAGCAGGTGTGACCACGGTGGTTGGCTGTTTGGGAACCGATGGATTCACCCGATCAATGAAAGACTTGTTAGCAAAAGCAGCCGGTCTTGAAGAAGAAGGAATTCGGGTGTATGCCTGGACAGGCTCCTACCAAATGCCGGTACGTTCTCTTTTTGACCACCTGGAAGAAGACCTACTACACTTACCAAGGGTGATAGGGGTAGGAGAAGTAGCTTTATCCGATCATCGCTCTTCTCAACCGACCGTAGAAGAAGTGAAAAAACTGGCGGCTTCTGCCCGGGTTGGTGGCATGTTAAGCGGGAAACCGGGATTGATTAACTTTCACCTAGGGGATCAGCCCGGTGGTTTATCTATGTTAATGAAAATATGTCAAGATACGCACATTCCGCTAACACAGTTTTTGCCAACCCACCAAAACAGAAATGAAGACCTGTTTCAAGAAGCCTTAGCCTATGGAAAAGCTGGTGGGTACATGGATTTTACCACCAGTACTGTACCGGCCTTTATCGAAGAAGGAGAAGTGCCTTGTCATCAAGCACTGGCAAGAGCCTTAGATGCGGGAATTCCTATTGAACGGATCAGCTTTAGTTCTGATGCTCAAGGCAGTTTGCCGGTGTTTGATAAGACGGGCAAATGCACTGGCTTGGAAGTGGGAAGCGCTGCTTCGTTATTTCAAGCGGTTTTAGAGGCTGTCAGACTGGAGGGTATTTCTTTGGAAACGGCCCTTCAGACCATTACGTCGACACCAGCGAAAATCATGAACTGGCAGGATAAAGGGGTTCTTCAGGTTGGTGGAAAGGCGGATGCGGTTCTTTTCAATGTGGATGAGCAGAGAATTGAAACCGTTATTGCAAAAGGAAGAATAATGATACAGAATCAAGAAGTGGTTGTAAAAGGTGTATTTGAATAG
- a CDS encoding GntR family transcriptional regulator, with amino-acid sequence MKIKEKTISLSMQAKGKILEYIQENNLKGDDQLPPESLLMESMGVCRHTVREALALLEQENVIYKVQGKGTFVHIPPISINGGLEKLESITRMIENAGYTPGTQWISIKENQPTQSMKKKLALSSGESVITYTRLRTANGKPAAYCVDSVPRSMIHGPIPEKVTEESMFQYLAKHYELHPVYAVTEILPKQADQQKMIDAGMPKNQLLLLLHQVHYNRQRVPLIYSMDYFNPELFKFWVNRTI; translated from the coding sequence ATGAAAATCAAAGAAAAAACCATTTCATTAAGCATGCAGGCAAAAGGTAAAATTTTGGAATATATTCAGGAAAATAATCTAAAAGGTGATGACCAACTACCACCAGAATCCCTTCTGATGGAAAGCATGGGCGTCTGTCGTCATACCGTTCGTGAAGCCTTAGCCTTGTTAGAACAAGAGAATGTTATTTATAAAGTGCAAGGCAAAGGCACTTTTGTTCATATCCCGCCCATTTCCATCAACGGCGGTTTAGAAAAGCTGGAAAGCATTACCCGTATGATCGAAAACGCTGGTTATACACCCGGCACCCAATGGATCAGCATTAAAGAAAATCAGCCTACCCAGAGTATGAAAAAAAAGTTAGCTCTTTCTTCCGGCGAATCCGTCATTACCTATACCCGGTTACGAACCGCTAATGGAAAGCCGGCGGCCTACTGTGTTGATTCCGTACCCCGATCCATGATCCATGGACCGATACCTGAAAAGGTAACAGAAGAATCCATGTTTCAGTATTTAGCGAAACATTATGAATTGCATCCTGTCTATGCCGTCACCGAAATCCTTCCCAAACAGGCAGATCAGCAAAAGATGATAGATGCTGGAATGCCAAAAAATCAATTGCTTTTACTGCTTCATCAGGTTCATTACAATCGTCAGCGGGTACCATTGATTTATTCCATGGATTATTTTAATCCTGAGCTATTTAAGTTCTGGGTGAATCGGACCATCTGA
- a CDS encoding ABC transporter permease: protein MIDRMIIDGLAFALPLFVIALGGIYSERSGIINLALEGLMGFGAFSGALAVVLVLHHFPQLQPQGIYIAMLFAMTGGALFATIHASLCIYFKANQVISGVVINILSVSLTAFLTRQLNTLIFQAPSDRFQLGVANRITLPVLSEIPVLGAAFRNLYPFQFLIILVAIAAYILFNKSRYGMHLRACGDNPHAVAAAGLDVERIRFSAVVISGALAGLGGISFAYSISANFSPMIYMGYGYLAIAALIFGNWEISNTLAAALLFGFARSGGYALARSLEMSSNFNDITMTLPYVLTLILLIFFSKTNRVPRSLGEIYDKGKR from the coding sequence ATGATAGACCGAATGATTATTGATGGGCTTGCTTTTGCATTGCCCTTGTTCGTTATTGCACTGGGAGGCATCTATAGTGAACGAAGTGGTATTATCAATCTGGCCCTGGAAGGCTTGATGGGATTCGGTGCTTTTTCAGGAGCTTTGGCCGTAGTGCTAGTTCTCCATCACTTTCCCCAGCTGCAACCACAAGGCATTTATATCGCTATGCTTTTTGCTATGACGGGAGGCGCCTTGTTTGCGACGATTCACGCCAGTCTATGCATTTATTTTAAGGCCAATCAGGTAATCTCCGGAGTCGTTATCAACATTCTCTCTGTATCCCTGACAGCCTTTCTGACCCGACAGCTAAACACCCTTATTTTCCAGGCACCTTCTGACCGTTTTCAATTGGGCGTGGCCAATCGAATCACTCTCCCTGTTTTGTCAGAAATCCCTGTATTAGGAGCTGCTTTTCGGAACCTTTATCCTTTTCAATTTCTGATTATCCTGGTAGCCATTGCTGCCTACATCCTTTTTAACAAGAGTCGCTATGGGATGCATCTGAGAGCTTGTGGCGATAATCCTCATGCCGTTGCTGCTGCCGGTCTGGATGTGGAGCGTATTCGATTTTCCGCTGTTGTGATTTCTGGAGCATTAGCAGGCTTAGGAGGTATTAGCTTTGCTTACTCAATTTCAGCCAATTTTTCACCAATGATTTATATGGGTTATGGCTATCTGGCCATCGCTGCCCTCATTTTCGGCAACTGGGAAATCAGCAATACACTGGCCGCTGCCCTTCTTTTTGGCTTTGCCCGGTCTGGCGGATACGCCTTGGCTCGATCTTTGGAAATGAGCAGTAATTTCAATGACATCACCATGACGCTTCCCTACGTCTTAACCTTAATTTTGTTGATTTTTTTCTCGAAAACCAACCGTGTTCCCAGATCTCTGGGTGAAATTTATGATAAAGGAAAAAGGTAA
- a CDS encoding S-methyl-5'-thioinosine phosphorylase encodes MRKAIIGGTGVYGIDENPRKETVSTPYGSVDIDIVTFKEEEIIFLARHGKKHSVPPHLINYRANMKALEILGVKWIYATAAVGSCNEDFAPGDLVIIKDFLDFTKNRPVTFFEGGEEPVCHVDMTSPYCPMLRDKFITFSKQEQISIKGEGVYVCTEGPRFESHQEIRMYKNLGGDVVGMTNIPEVIFAKELGMCYATIGMISNWCTGMQQDPIALHDIETALGNNKELLSHAFMTIFEQSLDQDQCTCNASLVSL; translated from the coding sequence ATGAGAAAAGCCATTATTGGCGGTACCGGTGTTTACGGCATCGACGAAAACCCTCGAAAGGAAACAGTCTCTACGCCGTATGGATCTGTAGACATCGATATTGTCACTTTTAAAGAGGAAGAAATTATTTTTCTTGCCCGCCATGGAAAAAAACATTCAGTTCCGCCTCACCTTATTAACTATCGGGCTAATATGAAAGCTCTGGAAATCCTGGGCGTAAAGTGGATTTACGCCACAGCAGCCGTTGGTTCCTGCAATGAAGATTTTGCCCCTGGCGATTTGGTCATTATCAAGGATTTTTTAGACTTTACCAAAAATAGACCAGTCACCTTTTTTGAAGGTGGAGAAGAGCCAGTATGTCATGTGGATATGACCAGCCCCTACTGTCCCATGCTGAGAGACAAGTTTATCACCTTTTCCAAACAGGAACAAATCTCCATCAAAGGAGAAGGTGTCTATGTATGTACGGAAGGTCCCCGCTTTGAATCTCATCAGGAAATTCGTATGTACAAGAACTTAGGCGGTGATGTGGTAGGAATGACCAATATTCCTGAAGTTATTTTTGCCAAAGAGCTGGGAATGTGCTATGCCACTATCGGAATGATCAGCAACTGGTGCACCGGAATGCAACAGGATCCTATCGCCCTTCATGATATCGAAACCGCTTTAGGAAATAACAAGGAACTTCTCAGTCATGCTTTTATGACTATTTTTGAACAATCCTTAGATCAGGATCAATGCACTTGTAACGCTTCTTTAGTAAGTCTTTGA